One part of the Cottoperca gobio chromosome 14, fCotGob3.1, whole genome shotgun sequence genome encodes these proteins:
- the smfn gene encoding small fragment nuclease, with translation MLACSRTAAWAPVILEFLCRRKYPVLRHTRAASHSNCSRVLQNNSPVSRIIRPFTSRFGSCFDVQLSRKVSMSSNKMSQRMVWVDLEMTGLDIEKDQIIEMACLITDSDLNILAEGPNLIINQPNELLEGMSEWCKEHHGKSGLTQAVQDSKITLEQAEYEFLSFVRQHTPPGQCPLAGNSVHADKKFLDKFMPQFMYHLHYRIIDVSTIKELCRRWFPEEYKVVPHKKAAHRALGDIQESIKELQHYRVNVFKASTEKKCKALENGGSNSSSHI, from the exons ATGCTCGCGTGTTCGCGGACTGCGGCATGGGCTCCAGTTATCTTGGAGTTTCTTTGCAGGAGGAAATATCCCGTACTGCGGCACACCAGGGCAGCGTCTCATTCAAACTGCAGTCGTGTTTTGCAGAACAATTCCCCGGTTAGCCGTATAATAAGGCCATTTACTTCCAGATTCGGTTCATGTTTTGATGTTCAGTTGTCCAGAAAAGTCAGTATGTCGTCCAACAAGATGTCTCAGAGAATGGTTTGGGTAGATCTGGAG ATGACCGGTCTGGACATTGAGAAGGACCAGATTATTGAGATGGCATGCCTAATTACAGACTCTGACCTGAACATTTTGGCTGAG GGGCCCAACTTGATAATTAACCAGCCGAACGAACTGCTGGAAGGGATGTCAGAGTGGTGCAAAGAGCATCATGGAAAG TCAGGACTGACCCAGGCTGTACAGGACAGTAAAATCACCTTGGAACAAGCAGAGTATGAGTTCCTGTCATTCGTCAGACAGCACACCCCGCCTGGACAGTGTCCGCTTGCTG GTAACTCTGTGCATGCGGACAAGAAGTTCCTGGACAAGTTCATGCCACAGTTTATGTACCACCTGCACTACAGAATCATTGACGTCAGCACCATCAAGGAGCTTTgcag ACGGTGGTTTCCAGAGGAATACAAAGTCGTGCCTCACAAGAAAGCAGCCCACAG AGCCTTGGGTGACATCCAGGAGAGCATTAAAGAGCTGCAGCACTACAGAGTCAATGTCTTCAAAGCCTCAACAGAGAAGAAGTGCAAAGCTTTAGAAAACGGAGGCAGCAACAGTAGTTCACACATATGA